In Vitis vinifera cultivar Pinot Noir 40024 chromosome 11, ASM3070453v1, a genomic segment contains:
- the LOC104880753 gene encoding uncharacterized protein LOC104880753 has product MLEYWEKLSLIEFRCLHDLVAQGMQVASRPDEWRSQGFKLFYEHNYEMARMCFEKAGDTYNEKFVRAANLQALANSISSSSPQIAKNYLNEAADLFEGIGKAEYAAKCFFEMKNYERAGRIYMEKCGDPKSAAEAYAKGNFLSECLALCIKGRLFYMGLQFIQQWKQNSKGAIKESREIHRIEQNLLEGCARHHHELKDLTGMMKYVRAFHSFELIRTFLRDLRCLDELLLIEKEKENFVEAANIAKCIGDISLEVEMLVEAGCLEDSSKAILQYVLVNSLWQPGSKGWPLKHFIRKKELVNKAKVNAERVSKQFYGFICTEVDILSHKRSTLFELNEYFRSSQNNGSVRGEILSARKIIDAHLHLISTLEDRGKSDLYTYLTTHSEERISSNQFSIETLVHFWKFWNFWKDEIVNILEYLGGAIKKYVDYKEFCLNYLGVLKQPNKRTPLYLVLNPEADWVRKTDDRFLQRNGKLVFIDASQFASAARSYWCSELLSVGVKILENLEALYQFCTRNSFPVFCQSIPLIYILDATNFLMKTGSLHSWHPHAKTLQMFLEKSSERFFGYIYPLDWRKSSTEDMVSLRENKLAWNLLREVILKTMSLKGNLTYGQIGRAVIIMLGLSKLTDKSAESFNKDSPWKEFIKRLCVIKRSELSSNSSAAAQQELSLILKLHGALDDTYHAKRRKEIDFMSPVCFLYLVEHLLFLVSYCQGYVFTTKALVVEWLIFPQGKTTLSASSLTDVGASEKTEILGDTYCFMASIVHELLCDVEGTVEWLEKSNTNSMDYPVLVLRLVVIMCLICVNSGKHFDLLFDLLDRNCIISHLPKPFYDAFLGRQKRSFVEVLAEALKQIESVLVIVSWGNNHFHFSPDAILVDDVVNQNKEGILRVLFTKNVSSRGQQSLIYSDCGKGSEPDSSNSSTADLNMKVRNEAEGNDLQENYEHFCEIFNALKPLENAKDSGMEKFNLNNPRVQVLVEKSINLIVAVMTQYFQMIPCDSEDENMAREPNRVHCEDGNLLWHANRMVDGFKQLPYLLNGSPFYANIMVDGLKQLSYLLNWSPVFSGKNLEKNMSNFQLLLKQLQSGKARVEPFMRQICLKNAAAAGSRITEDNNSG; this is encoded by the exons ATGTTGGAATACTGGGAAAAGTTGTCCCTCATTGAGTTCAGATGTCTGCATGATTTAGTTGCTCAGGGAATGCAAGTTGCAAGCAGACCAGATGAGTGGAGGTCACAGGGTTTCAAg CTCTTCTATGAACATAACTATGAAATGGCAAGAATGTGCTTTGAAAAAGCAGGGGACACATACAATGAAAAGTTTGTTAGGGCTGCTAATCTTCAAGCGTTGGCTAATAGTATATCCAGTTCAAGTCCTCAAATAGCCAAAAATTATCTTAATGAGGCTGCTGATTTGTTTGAAGGCATTGGCAAGGCTGAATATGCTGCCAAGTGTTTTTTTGAAATGAAGAACTATGAAAGAGcag GTAGAATTTATATGGAAAAATGTGGGGATCCTAAGAGTGCAGCTGAGGCCTATGCTAAAGGAAACTTTTTATCAGAGTGTTTGGCTTTATGCATTAAAGGAAGACTCTTCTACATGGGTTTGCAGTTCATACAGCAGTGGAAACAAAACAGTAAAGGTGCTATTAAGGAAAGTCGTGAAATACACAGAATTGAACAGAATTTGTTAGAAGGATGTGCACGTCACCATCATGAGCTTAAAGATCTCACAGGCATGATGAAGTATGTTAGAGCTTTCCATTCCTTTGAGTTGATTCGCACTTTCTTGAGGGACTTACGTTGTCTCGATGAGCttcttttgattgaaaaagaaaaggaaaactttgTTGAGGCTGCAAATATTGCAAAGTGCATTGGAGATATATCATTAGAGGTTGAAATGCTGGTGGAGGCTGGATGTTTGGAAGATTCGTCAAAGGCTATTCTGCAGTATGTGTTAGTCAATTCTCTCTGGCAACCTGGAAGCAAAGGATGGCCTTTGAAGCATTTTATACGAAAGAAGGAGCTTGTAAACAAAGCCAAAGTAAATGCTGAGAGGGTTTCAAAGCAATTTTATGGATTTATCTGTACAGAGGTTGACATCTTATCACATAAACGGAGTACCTTGTTTGAGCTGAATGAGTATTTTAGATCTTCCCAGAATAATGGAAGTGTTAGAGGTGAAATCTTATCTGCTCGAAAAATCATTGATGCTCACCTTCATTTAATAAGTACCTTGGAGGATAGGGGGAAATCTGATTTATATACCTATCTGACAACACATTCAGAAGAAAGAATATCCAGTAACCAGTTCTCCATTGAAACTTTGGTTCACTTTTGGAAGTTTTGGAACTTCTGGAAGGATGAGATTGTGAATATATTAGAATATCTCGGTGGAGCTATTAAGAAATATGTGGATTATAAAGAGTTCTGTTTGAATTACCTGGGTGTGCTGAAGCAGCCCAATAAGCGAACTCCTCTTTACCTTGTGCTCAACCCTGAGGCAGATTGGGTTAGGAAAACCGATGACAGATTTTtgcaaagaaatggaaaattggTCTTCATTGATGCTAGTCAGTTTGCCTCTGCTGCCAGGAGTTATTGGTGTTCAGAATTACTTTCTGTGGGCGTAAAGATTTTGGAAAATCTTGAAGCCTTATATCAGTTCTGTACCAGGAATTCCTTTCCTGTGTTTTGCCAAAGCATTcctcttatttatatattagaTGCGACCAATTTTCTTATGAAGACAGGGTCACTGCACAGCTGGCATCCTCATGCCAAGACACTCCAAATGTTTCTTGAAAAATCAAGTGAGCGCTTCTTTGGCTACATATATCCTCTTGACTGGCGAAAATCATCTACTGAGGATATGGTTTCTCTCAGAGAAAATAAGCTTGCTTGGAATTTACTTAGAGAAGTTATTCTTAAAACCATGAGCTTGAAGGGAAACCTTACATATGGTCAAATTGGGAGGGCAGTGATAATTATGCTTGGGTTAAGTAAGCTAACTGACAAATCTGCGGAAAGCTTTAATAAGGATTCCCCATGGAAAGAGTTCATTAAGAGACTATGTGTAATTAAGAGATCAGAACTGTCTTCAAACAGTTCTGCTGCTGCTCAGCAAGAACTTTCACTGATTTTGAAGCTCCATGGAGCTCTGGATGATACTTACCATGCCAAGCGGaggaaagaaattgattttATGTCACCAGTTTGCTTCTTGTATCTTGTGGAACACCTTTTGTTTTTAGTGTCTTATTGCCAGGGATACGTCTTCACAACTAAAGCTTTGGTGGTTGAATGGCTTATTTTCCCGCAGGGGAAGACCACCCTGAGTGCCAGTTCACTGACtgatgtgggtgcatctgagaaGACTGAGATATTGGGTGACACTTACTGTTTCATGGCCTCCATAGTTCATGAGCTACTTTGCGATGTGGAGGGAACAGTGGAATGGCTTGAAAAATCTAATACAAATTCAATGGACTATCCAGTGCTGGTGTTAAGACTAGTTGTGATAATGTGTTTAATTTGTGTGAACTCTGGAAAGCATTTTGATTTACTCTTTGATTTGCTCGATAGGAACTGCATTATTTCACATCTACCAAAGCCATTCTACGATGCCTTTCTTGGTAGACAGAAACGCAGTTTTGTTGAAGTACTTGCTGAAGCTCTAAAGCAGATTGAGAGTGTGCTTGTGATAGTGAGTTGGGGAAATAATCATTTTCACTTCTCTCCTGATGCAATTCTTGTGGATGATGTGGTCAACCAAAACAAAGAGGGCATACTACGTGTATTGTTTACGAAAAATGTTTCAAGCCGTGGACAGCAATCATTGATCTATAGTGATTGTGGGAAAGGGTCTGAGCCTGATTCTTCAAACTCATCCACTGCAGACCTGAACATGAAGGTGAGGAATGAAGCTGAAGGAAATGATCTGCAGGAGAATTATGAACACTTCTGTGAAATATTTAATGCTCTGAAGCCATTAGAGAATGCAAAGGATTCGGGCAtggaaaaattcaatttaaataaccCAAGGGTGCAG GTCTTGGTGGAGAAAAGTATCAACCTCATAGTTGCTGTCATGACCCAATACTTTCAGATGATCCCTTGTGACAGTGAAGATGAAAACATGGCTAGGGAACCAAACAGGGTCCACTGCGAAGATGGGAATCTTCTTTGGCATGCAAACAGAATGGTTGATGGCTTTAAGCAGCTTCCTTATCTGCTGAATGGGAGTCCATTTTATGCAAACATAATGGTTGATGGCTTGAAGCAGCTTTCTTATCTGCTGAATTGGAGTCCAGTTTTCAG TGGGAAGAATCTTGAGAAAAACATGTCAAATTTTCAACTACTTTTGAAGCAGTTGCAGTCAGGAAAGGCGAGGGTGGAGCCCTTCATGAGACAGATATGCTTGAAGAATGCTGCAGCTGCTGGGTCCAGGATTACTGAAGATAACAACAGTGGATGA